AACATTATTTATTAAAGGAGGTTAATAAGTATGAAAACACAACGAAGCTTTCATCATCATGAAGTCGGTGAACTATACTTAGTGCCTACGCCAATTGGAAATCTGGAGGATATGACTTTTCGAGCAATTGAGATATTAAAAAAAGTAAATTGGATCGCTGCTGAAGACACAAGAAATAGCAAGAAGTTATGTAATTTTTTTGAGATAGCAACTCCGATTATGAGTTATCATGAACATAATAAAAAAGTTAGTGGAGAGAAAATATTAACAAAGCTAAGGAATGGTGAAAAGGTTGCTTTAGTAAGTGATGCCGGAATGCCTTGTATATCTGACCCAGGCTATGAGATTGTTCGACAGACATTAGAGGAAGGGTATGCAGTTATTCCTTTACCAGGTGCAAACGCTGCTTTAACGGCACTTATTGCATCAGGAATTGAACCACAACCTTTTTATTTTTATGGTTTTTTAGCTAGAGGTAAAAAGGATAAAAAAGAGGAGTTAGATAAGCTAAAATCAATTGAAGCAACTTTAATCTTTTACGAATCTCCTCATCGATTAAAAGATACACTTCATTATATAAAGGAATATTTAGGTAATCGAAAACTGGTTTTATGCAGAGAGCTAACGAAGAAGTATGAAGAATTTATAAGAGGTACTGTAGAGGATGTTATCGATTGGGTGGAGGCCACGGAAATTCGTGGTGAATTTTGTATAATCGTAGAAAAAGGAGTAGAGCAACTGGATGAGGAAACTCCTTGGTGGACAACCAAGTCTCTTGTAGAACATATAGAATATTACATACAGGAAGAACAATTTCATTCTAAGGACGCAATAAAGCAAGTAGCCCTCGAAAGGAAGCTTCCTAAAAGAGAAGTTTATAAAGCATATCATATAGAATAAAGTGAAAAAAGCTAACCCGCTATTCATGTAGGAGGTTAGCTTTTTCGTTAATTGAGGATTCCCTCAATAATGTCATTTATTTATTTAAGCTAAAAGAGGCTTGAATTTCGTTAATTAATTGTTCTGCACCTTCACGGCTAAGAATTACTTTGCCATCAGCTAATTTAATATTGTCATCAGATACTTCACCAGTAATTTGACAAGTCATATTTGGCTTATATTTCTTTAAAATAATTTTTTCGTCGTCTACGTAAATTTCTAGTGCGTCCTTTTCAGCAATTCCTAATGTACGACGTAATTCGATTGGAATAACCACTCGACCTAGCTCATCAACTTTACGAACAATACCTGTAGATTTCATAATAAAAAATTCCCCTCTCAAAATTGTTTTTATCTGAATGTGAATTATGATTCGTCATTTTTCGACATTTTCTGTCGGTAAATCTATCATACCAGTCATTCCCATATTCGTCAATAATATTATTTAAAATGATTTATAGATTTTTAGAGATCTTTTTGTTGATTTACAAGGGTTTATAAGACTATGTAAAATTTTAACAAATATATAGGGTGGATGAAGGGGATAAAATGTTTGTCGAAAAAGGGAGAAATGGCATATATATTCGACAAAAGATGACAATATCTAAACTTTTCTGATGATTGCACAAACAATCACAACAGTGGTAAGGGTATTGGTTGCAGAAAAGCTAAAATTTAGGTATATTTTGTGAAGAAAAGCGGTTAAGATGAGGATATATGTAGGATAAAAACAATTTTTATTGCTAAAGACTAAGGAGGAGACACGGTGAAAGAAAAATTAAACACCTTCTACATTACAACACCAATTTATTATCCAAGTGGAAATTTACATATTGGTCATGCTTACACTACGGTTGCAGGGGACGCGATGGCCCGTTATAAAAGAATGCGCGGCTTTGATGTGATGTATTTAACCGGTACGGATGAGCACGGGCAAAAAATTCAACGAAAAGCTGAAGAGAAAGGAATTACTCCTCAGGAATATGTTGATGAAATTGTTGATGGTATTCAAGATTTATGGAAGAAACTTGATATTTCATATGACGATTTTATACGTACAACGCAACCACGTCATAAAGTGGTTGTGGAAAAAATCTTTAAGCAGTTATTAGATCAAGGTGACATCTATTTAGATGAATATGAAGGCTGGTATTGTACGCCATGTGAATCTTTTTTTACAGAACGTCAATTAGTTGATGGAAAATGTCCAGATTGTGGTCGTGATGTTGAGAAAGTGAAGGAAGAATCATACTTCTTTAAAATGAGTAAATATGTTGACCGTTTATTAACTTTTTATAATGAAAACCCTGAGTTTATCCAACCAGAATCTCGTAAA
This genomic stretch from Bacillus spongiae harbors:
- the rsmI gene encoding 16S rRNA (cytidine(1402)-2'-O)-methyltransferase, whose product is MKTQRSFHHHEVGELYLVPTPIGNLEDMTFRAIEILKKVNWIAAEDTRNSKKLCNFFEIATPIMSYHEHNKKVSGEKILTKLRNGEKVALVSDAGMPCISDPGYEIVRQTLEEGYAVIPLPGANAALTALIASGIEPQPFYFYGFLARGKKDKKEELDKLKSIEATLIFYESPHRLKDTLHYIKEYLGNRKLVLCRELTKKYEEFIRGTVEDVIDWVEATEIRGEFCIIVEKGVEQLDEETPWWTTKSLVEHIEYYIQEEQFHSKDAIKQVALERKLPKREVYKAYHIE
- a CDS encoding AbrB/MazE/SpoVT family DNA-binding domain-containing protein, yielding MKSTGIVRKVDELGRVVIPIELRRTLGIAEKDALEIYVDDEKIILKKYKPNMTCQITGEVSDDNIKLADGKVILSREGAEQLINEIQASFSLNK